The following are encoded together in the Vibrio zhugei genome:
- a CDS encoding GNAT family N-acetyltransferase produces the protein MDIIIDDLANGQVIGLLEEHLSDMYAISPPESVHALDVERLRSPDITFFSGWVEERLYGCLAMKQLTSQHIELKSMRTSQFARNSGVASALLTHALAVARAKGVQRVSLETGSQAFFKPARNLYKKFGFCYCAPFADYQEDPHSRFMTKVL, from the coding sequence ATGGACATTATCATTGATGATCTTGCGAATGGTCAGGTCATTGGTTTGCTTGAAGAGCACCTTAGCGATATGTATGCGATATCACCACCGGAGAGTGTTCATGCGCTGGATGTTGAGCGTTTACGCTCACCGGATATTACGTTTTTTAGCGGCTGGGTTGAGGAGAGATTGTATGGATGTTTGGCTATGAAGCAACTGACATCACAACATATTGAGCTCAAATCTATGAGAACCTCTCAATTTGCTAGAAACTCGGGGGTGGCAAGTGCGCTATTAACACATGCTTTGGCGGTGGCGCGTGCCAAGGGGGTCCAGCGAGTCAGTTTAGAAACGGGGTCACAAGCGTTTTTTAAACCGGCGAGAAACTTATATAAAAAATTTGGGTTTTGTTATTGCGCCCCTTTTGCCGACTATCAAGAGGATCCGCATAGTCGTTTCATGACGAAAGTACTCTAG
- a CDS encoding LysR substrate-binding domain-containing protein, which translates to MDNRLRSLSALRFFESASRLKSYSKAAEELHVTQAAISQKLRQLEQRLGCKLFIRRGREMHLTDKGEILHKHVNIGFKSIITGLNQIQNEPLEGILNVSAPRSFSTRWLMPRLWKFTMAFPHIPIRVQNSKVIDIRHSETDVLIWQGDESVEHLDLEQDTLFEEAIFPYCSPQLAESIQFTHPEQLLKCWLIDFDLASFNWQSWFQCANVNAAKEGLLWMEVSTFDMAMNAVIAGHGACLATESISADFVERGLLVKPFDIGLKPGIRYSVISDPTSSRALRINAFKSWLQQELHCL; encoded by the coding sequence ATGGATAATCGACTCCGCTCTCTTTCTGCACTGCGTTTTTTTGAATCCGCCTCTCGCCTTAAAAGCTACAGTAAAGCGGCCGAAGAACTGCATGTCACTCAAGCCGCCATCAGCCAAAAACTGCGTCAACTTGAGCAGCGCTTAGGCTGTAAGCTGTTCATACGACGTGGTCGTGAAATGCACCTCACCGACAAAGGGGAAATCCTCCATAAACACGTCAATATCGGGTTTAAAAGTATCATTACCGGACTGAACCAAATTCAAAATGAACCGCTGGAAGGAATATTAAATGTCAGTGCGCCTCGCTCATTTTCAACTCGTTGGTTAATGCCAAGGTTGTGGAAGTTCACGATGGCGTTTCCTCATATCCCTATCCGCGTCCAAAATAGCAAAGTGATCGATATTCGCCATTCCGAAACCGATGTCTTAATTTGGCAAGGGGATGAGAGTGTCGAACACCTCGATTTGGAGCAAGATACCCTATTTGAAGAAGCAATTTTTCCTTATTGCTCTCCACAACTCGCAGAGTCGATTCAGTTTACCCACCCCGAGCAGTTGCTTAAATGCTGGTTAATTGATTTCGATTTGGCGTCTTTTAACTGGCAGAGTTGGTTTCAATGTGCCAACGTCAATGCAGCAAAAGAGGGACTGCTATGGATGGAAGTCAGTACGTTTGATATGGCAATGAATGCGGTCATTGCTGGGCATGGAGCCTGCCTCGCAACAGAAAGTATCTCGGCGGACTTTGTCGAACGTGGCTTATTGGTGAAGCCATTCGATATTGGCCTCAAGCCGGGGATTCGTTATTCGGTCATTAGTGACCCAACCTCTTCTCGCGCATTAAGAATCAATGCGTTTAAATCATGGCTACAACAGGAGTTGCATTGCCTATGA
- a CDS encoding YijD family membrane protein: protein MSKQSESSPGSERKTLVLALVAGMSSDAILSWITMSQVSFSIFPLIALVLSLQALYQEYLRHPIAEDIPLVGLACFFVGAFGHSAFIKAQYPDAGSNFFSLMILVALVLWVGYKLGFLMPKK from the coding sequence ATGTCTAAGCAAAGTGAGAGTAGCCCGGGATCTGAACGCAAAACATTAGTGTTAGCGTTGGTTGCGGGTATGAGTAGTGATGCTATTTTATCTTGGATAACAATGAGTCAGGTATCATTTTCTATTTTTCCACTGATTGCATTGGTATTATCTCTACAAGCGTTGTATCAAGAGTACTTGCGCCATCCCATTGCGGAAGATATTCCTTTGGTAGGATTGGCGTGCTTCTTTGTTGGCGCGTTTGGTCATTCTGCCTTTATAAAAGCCCAATATCCCGATGCCGGCTCCAACTTTTTTTCTCTCATGATTTTAGTCGCATTGGTGCTTTGGGTCGGTTATAAACTGGGCTTTTTAATGCCGAAAAAGTAA
- the fabR gene encoding HTH-type transcriptional repressor FabR encodes MKPTGVRAQQKEKTRRSVIDAAFSQLSAERSFSNLSLREVAREAGIAPTSFYRHFKDMDELGLTMVDEGGLLLRQLMRQARQRIVREGSVIRTSVLTFMEFIDNSPNVFRLLLRERSGTSADFRAAVAREIQHFSAELAEYLIATGITRDDAETQADASVTLVFNSGAEALDLNKKAREELANRLIKQLRMMAKGANFQRNEHKFEEIRG; translated from the coding sequence ATGAAACCGACTGGAGTTCGAGCCCAGCAGAAAGAGAAAACCCGCCGCTCTGTCATTGATGCTGCATTTAGTCAGTTAAGCGCTGAAAGAAGCTTTTCGAATTTGAGTTTGCGGGAAGTCGCTCGTGAAGCGGGCATTGCCCCAACATCCTTTTATCGCCATTTTAAAGATATGGATGAGCTGGGTCTCACCATGGTCGATGAAGGGGGATTACTGTTACGGCAACTGATGCGTCAAGCACGGCAGAGGATAGTGCGAGAAGGCAGTGTCATTCGCACCTCTGTGCTTACCTTTATGGAATTTATTGATAATAGTCCCAATGTATTTCGATTATTATTACGTGAACGTTCGGGCACGTCGGCGGATTTTCGTGCGGCGGTTGCCCGCGAGATTCAACATTTTTCTGCCGAGCTAGCTGAGTATCTGATCGCGACGGGGATCACTCGCGATGATGCGGAAACGCAAGCCGATGCGTCGGTGACATTGGTTTTCAACTCGGGCGCGGAAGCCTTAGATTTAAATAAAAAAGCCCGCGAGGAATTGGCGAACCGTTTGATTAAACAATTGCGCATGATGGCCAAAGGGGCAAATTTTCAGCGCAATGAGCATAAATTTGAAGAAATAAGAGGCTAA
- the sthA gene encoding Si-specific NAD(P)(+) transhydrogenase, whose translation MTANYQFDVIVIGSGPGGEGAAMGLAKAGKNVAIIEKESGVGGGCTHWGTIPSKALRHAVSRIIEFNKNPLFRKHNQHIQLRFSDILSHANHVIDQQTRLRQGFYDRNMCTLLFGVAEFVDKHTLAVTDNEGNVEHITAEKFVIATGSRPYHPDNVDFSHPRVYDSDSILNLDHDPRHILIYGAGVIGCEYASIFRGLGVKTDLINTRERLLSFLDTETSDALSYHFWNSGVVIRNDETYSSIEGCDDGVIIHMDSGKKMKADCLLYANGRSGNTEKLNLSAINLNANSRGQLHVNENYQTEVDNVYAVGDVIGYPSLASAAYDQGRFVAQAIIHGQATFKLIEEIPTGIYTIPEISSVGKTEQELTAAKVPYEVGRSSFQHLARAQIANMNVGSLKILFHRETKQILGIHCFGERAAEIIHIGQAIMEQPGPANTIEYFVNTTFNYPTMAEAYRVAALNGLNRLF comes from the coding sequence ATGACTGCTAATTATCAATTCGACGTAATTGTCATCGGTAGTGGCCCTGGTGGTGAAGGGGCTGCAATGGGACTGGCCAAAGCTGGAAAAAACGTCGCCATAATCGAAAAAGAAAGCGGCGTTGGTGGTGGCTGTACTCACTGGGGAACGATTCCCTCAAAGGCATTACGCCACGCCGTGAGTCGTATTATTGAATTCAATAAAAACCCTCTCTTTCGCAAACATAACCAACACATACAACTTCGCTTCTCAGATATTCTTTCCCACGCCAACCACGTCATTGATCAACAAACCCGCTTACGACAAGGTTTTTACGACCGTAACATGTGTACCTTGCTATTTGGTGTCGCAGAATTTGTCGATAAGCATACGCTGGCCGTCACTGATAACGAAGGCAACGTCGAACATATTACTGCGGAAAAATTTGTCATTGCGACTGGCTCTCGCCCTTACCATCCCGATAATGTGGATTTCTCTCATCCCCGTGTGTATGACAGTGATTCTATCCTCAATTTAGATCATGACCCTCGTCATATCTTGATTTATGGTGCTGGGGTCATCGGCTGTGAATATGCGTCAATTTTCCGCGGATTGGGCGTTAAGACGGATCTCATCAATACGCGTGAACGTCTCCTCTCTTTCTTGGATACCGAAACCTCAGACGCATTGTCTTACCACTTCTGGAATAGCGGCGTCGTGATCCGTAACGATGAAACATACTCCAGTATTGAAGGCTGCGATGACGGTGTCATTATCCATATGGATTCGGGTAAAAAGATGAAAGCCGATTGCTTGCTTTACGCCAATGGTCGCTCAGGGAATACGGAGAAGCTGAATCTGTCAGCGATTAACCTCAATGCCAACAGTCGCGGCCAGTTACACGTCAATGAAAACTACCAAACCGAGGTGGACAATGTGTATGCCGTCGGTGATGTGATTGGCTACCCTAGCCTTGCCAGCGCCGCCTACGATCAAGGCCGATTTGTCGCACAAGCGATCATTCATGGGCAAGCCACCTTCAAACTGATTGAAGAGATTCCAACTGGGATTTACACCATTCCAGAAATCAGTTCAGTGGGCAAAACCGAGCAAGAATTGACGGCCGCCAAGGTGCCTTATGAAGTAGGACGCTCATCGTTCCAACATCTCGCGCGTGCGCAGATTGCCAATATGAATGTCGGCAGCCTGAAGATTTTATTCCATCGTGAAACCAAGCAAATTCTTGGTATTCACTGCTTTGGTGAGCGTGCTGCAGAAATCATCCACATCGGGCAAGCCATCATGGAACAGCCAGGACCAGCCAATACCATTGAATACTTTGTCAATACGACCTTCAACTATCCAACCATGGCCGAAGCGTATCGCGTGGCCGCGTTAAATGGCTTGAACCGTCTATTTTAA
- the dinF gene encoding MATE family efflux transporter DinF translates to MNSIYQTLLNRSVHRQVLWLAIPMVLSNITVPLLGLVDTAVIGHLSHAWYLGGVALGSTLISVSLWLLGFLRMSTTGLTAQAVGRDNAEQQARVLLQGLTMAMLLALGFLAIHQWILDLSFHFSDASEQVKHYGAQYFSIRVISAPAALVNYVLLGWLLGTQNAKAPMWMVIITNVVNVSLDVLFVVELEWKVAGAAWASVIADYVGTAFAVLCVWRYWVKHSLPRPWSVWHGSSHGLGRLIKLNRDIFLRSLCLQLVFSFMTFQGAALGDRIVAANAILMSFVMFISYGMDGFAYAMEAMVGKAMGADSRQRLREAMVGTVFWSVVICSGFTIVFAAMGDSLIGLMTTIDDVHHNALRYLPWLIAMPLVSMWCFLLDGVFIGATKGTEMRNSMFIAAATFFAVLWSTQQWGNHGIWMAMLCFMAMRGITLAIVLARQWRSQVFFSHIDQH, encoded by the coding sequence GTGAACTCAATTTATCAAACATTACTCAATCGGTCGGTACACCGACAAGTGCTGTGGTTGGCAATACCCATGGTGCTATCGAATATTACCGTTCCTCTTCTGGGGCTGGTGGATACCGCAGTGATCGGTCACCTTTCTCATGCGTGGTACCTTGGTGGCGTGGCGCTAGGCAGTACTCTGATCAGTGTTTCATTATGGCTTCTCGGTTTTTTACGGATGTCGACCACCGGGCTTACCGCCCAGGCTGTTGGGCGAGATAACGCCGAACAGCAAGCGCGAGTACTACTCCAAGGTCTAACGATGGCGATGTTATTAGCGCTGGGTTTCCTCGCCATTCATCAGTGGATTCTCGATCTTTCCTTTCATTTCAGTGATGCCAGTGAGCAAGTCAAGCACTATGGGGCGCAATATTTCTCTATTCGAGTCATCAGCGCGCCAGCGGCGTTAGTAAACTATGTGTTACTGGGGTGGTTACTGGGGACCCAAAATGCCAAAGCTCCGATGTGGATGGTGATCATTACCAATGTGGTGAATGTGTCTTTGGACGTGTTGTTTGTTGTAGAGTTGGAGTGGAAAGTGGCTGGCGCCGCGTGGGCCTCTGTAATTGCTGATTATGTGGGAACCGCGTTTGCTGTGCTATGTGTATGGCGCTACTGGGTGAAACACTCACTGCCACGACCATGGTCTGTCTGGCATGGCAGCTCTCATGGATTGGGGCGCTTGATTAAGTTGAATCGCGATATCTTTTTACGTTCTCTGTGTTTGCAACTGGTGTTCAGTTTTATGACGTTCCAAGGTGCGGCTTTGGGCGATCGTATCGTCGCGGCCAACGCCATTCTGATGAGTTTCGTCATGTTCATTTCTTACGGTATGGATGGGTTTGCTTACGCGATGGAAGCCATGGTCGGCAAAGCGATGGGAGCAGACAGTCGCCAACGTTTACGAGAGGCGATGGTAGGGACGGTATTTTGGAGTGTCGTGATTTGCAGTGGCTTTACCATCGTATTTGCGGCAATGGGAGACTCCCTCATCGGACTGATGACGACTATTGATGACGTCCACCATAATGCCCTGAGATATCTGCCGTGGCTTATTGCGATGCCATTGGTCTCGATGTGGTGCTTTCTTTTAGATGGGGTCTTTATTGGCGCCACCAAAGGCACAGAAATGCGCAATAGCATGTTCATTGCCGCTGCGACTTTCTTTGCAGTACTGTGGAGTACCCAACAATGGGGAAATCACGGTATTTGGATGGCGATGTTGTGTTTTATGGCAATGCGCGGCATCACGTTGGCGATTGTGCTAGCACGTCAATGGCGCAGCCAAGTGTTTTTCTCCCATATTGACCAGCACTAA
- a CDS encoding class I SAM-dependent methyltransferase translates to MCSRLSEPQQDSNSIPAHLLQPLWFRSRESLSDNGVIYDPIAADVCQRCHLSMDCGRTNLDQQQLLNATLTQQCDQRVRQFLERHPDGWIINLGAGLDTRFYRIDNGRCRWIEVDVSEHLLLRQKLFHRSERYQHMAGSVTDLSWLQNLPMADSTPTLILCEYALLECDNHAVSHVVKTLGLHFSGASVCFVLAGDKTATSLGEKLGSAQYAHGFADCQSAMLNCLPWLKKIVLISPLDHVCPRWKWWQKVLGAWQRYKYRFTPVIVSMRW, encoded by the coding sequence ATGTGCTCACGTCTATCTGAACCGCAACAAGATTCCAATTCTATTCCTGCCCATTTGCTGCAACCCTTATGGTTTCGTAGCCGAGAAAGCTTGTCTGATAACGGTGTGATTTATGATCCTATCGCGGCGGATGTGTGTCAGCGTTGTCATCTTTCTATGGACTGTGGCCGAACCAATCTCGACCAGCAACAACTTCTGAATGCGACTTTGACTCAACAATGTGACCAGCGGGTGCGGCAATTTTTAGAGCGCCATCCCGATGGGTGGATCATTAATTTGGGTGCCGGGTTAGATACGCGCTTTTATCGCATTGATAATGGGCGTTGTCGCTGGATTGAAGTCGATGTGTCTGAACACTTACTATTACGGCAAAAGTTATTCCATCGCAGCGAGCGCTATCAGCATATGGCGGGCAGTGTCACCGATTTATCGTGGTTGCAGAACTTACCGATGGCGGATAGCACACCGACGTTGATCTTATGTGAATATGCATTATTGGAGTGCGACAATCATGCGGTGAGTCATGTCGTTAAAACATTGGGGTTGCATTTTTCTGGAGCCTCAGTATGTTTTGTTCTGGCAGGCGATAAAACGGCGACATCGTTAGGGGAAAAATTGGGGTCAGCGCAGTACGCTCATGGCTTTGCCGATTGTCAGTCAGCGATGTTGAACTGTTTACCTTGGCTGAAGAAAATTGTCTTAATCTCTCCACTCGATCATGTCTGCCCGCGTTGGAAGTGGTGGCAAAAAGTCTTAGGTGCTTGGCAACGCTATAAGTATCGCTTTACTCCTGTAATTGTTTCCATGCGGTGGTGA
- the lexA gene encoding transcriptional repressor LexA, translated as MKPLTPRQQQVFELIKSKIDETGMPPTRAEIARELGFRSANAAEEHLKALARKQVIQIIPGASRGIRVIPEVVEEVDEPVDLGLPLIGRVAAGEPILAQEHVESHYHVDPMMFRPSADFLLRVQGESMKNIGIMDGDLLAVHKTQDVRNGQVVVARVEDDVTVKRLEQNGSTVLLHAENDDFAPIKVDLKSQHMTIEGVAVGIIRNTDWM; from the coding sequence ATGAAGCCGTTAACGCCACGACAACAACAAGTGTTTGAACTCATCAAAAGTAAAATTGATGAGACTGGAATGCCACCCACACGTGCTGAAATTGCTCGTGAACTGGGTTTTCGTTCTGCGAACGCCGCAGAAGAACACCTGAAAGCTTTAGCTCGTAAGCAAGTGATTCAAATTATCCCCGGAGCGTCACGAGGCATCCGTGTGATACCTGAAGTGGTTGAGGAAGTAGACGAGCCTGTCGATTTAGGGCTGCCGCTTATCGGTCGCGTTGCGGCGGGTGAGCCAATCTTAGCTCAAGAGCATGTCGAATCTCACTACCATGTGGATCCGATGATGTTTCGTCCGAGTGCCGACTTCTTATTACGAGTGCAAGGCGAAAGTATGAAAAACATCGGTATCATGGATGGCGATTTGCTCGCGGTACACAAAACGCAAGATGTTCGTAATGGACAGGTTGTTGTGGCGCGAGTGGAAGACGATGTCACAGTGAAGCGTTTAGAGCAAAATGGCTCGACAGTTCTGCTCCATGCTGAGAATGATGATTTTGCCCCAATCAAGGTGGATCTCAAATCCCAGCATATGACGATTGAAGGCGTGGCTGTTGGAATCATTCGTAATACTGACTGGATGTAA
- the plsB gene encoding glycerol-3-phosphate 1-O-acyltransferase PlsB — MSSRHNYTRSLLKLPLKPLVKGSAIPANPVDDLAINLNKPIVYALPFRSNVDLLTLRHYALNAGLPDPLEPIVINGESFDRYVYNTSRPSKRRHYTDIPTASVELFGQLLHQHKLDSELDVQVIPVTVLWGRNPGKEGQCKPYLRAYSSLQKAKMVIAHGRDCLVRFSPVVSLRYMADQHGTDKTIAHKLARVARIHFSRQKLAASGPNLPARYQLFERLMASPVIQKAIADEAKSKKISEEKARNEAHKILDEIAANFSYSFVKKGDRLLGWLWNRIYQGLNVNNASTVRRLAQDGHEVVYVPCHRSHMDYLLLSYVLFHEGMVPPHIAAGNNLNFFPAGPLFRRGGAFFIRRSFKGNKLYSTLFREYLAELFAKGYSVEYFSEGGRSRTGRLLPAKTGMLAMTIQAMLRGLNRPVTLVPVYIGYEHVMEVNSYAKELKGNRKEKENAGLVLRTIRKLRNFGQGYVNFGEPITLNHFLNEKVPDWTQDIDPLGNSKPQWLTPVVNELATKMMTHINGAAAANAMTLCATALLASRQRALSRNSLIKQVDCYLKLLNNVPYSDTMTVPQQSAAELVKHAESLDKFVIETDKMGDIISLDRQQSILMTYYRNNIIHLLAMPSLIAQIVVRHQSIHKAAIVKHAETLYPFLKQELFITHEPAEIPDLIERYLTEFEQQQLIVIEHDVVTMKQNNAQRTMRLGRIIAETLQRYAIAMNLLVMHSELNKSELEKQSQAIAQRLGRLHGINAPEFFDKGVFSALFVTLKQQGYIDENGERRLEQCQAFTEQLNAMITPEVRLTIQESLYRDVQVTANA; from the coding sequence ATGTCGTCAAGACACAATTACACGCGTTCGCTACTGAAACTGCCACTGAAACCGTTAGTGAAAGGCAGCGCAATCCCTGCAAATCCTGTCGATGACTTAGCGATTAATCTTAACAAACCCATTGTTTATGCTCTACCCTTTCGCTCTAACGTTGATCTGCTTACGCTGCGCCATTATGCGCTTAATGCGGGCCTTCCGGATCCGTTAGAACCGATCGTGATCAATGGCGAGTCTTTTGACCGTTATGTTTATAATACCTCTCGCCCCAGCAAACGTCGCCATTACACCGATATCCCTACAGCATCGGTGGAACTGTTTGGACAATTGCTGCATCAACATAAGCTCGATTCAGAGCTCGACGTACAAGTCATCCCCGTCACGGTTTTATGGGGACGCAACCCTGGTAAAGAAGGACAGTGCAAACCGTATTTACGCGCTTACTCTTCACTACAAAAAGCGAAAATGGTGATTGCCCACGGTCGTGATTGCCTGGTGCGCTTTAGTCCTGTGGTGTCATTACGTTATATGGCCGACCAACACGGAACGGATAAAACCATTGCCCACAAGCTTGCGCGCGTAGCGCGTATTCACTTTTCGCGTCAGAAACTGGCCGCCTCTGGCCCTAACTTACCGGCTCGCTATCAACTCTTCGAGCGCCTCATGGCATCCCCTGTGATTCAAAAAGCCATTGCCGATGAAGCCAAGAGCAAAAAAATCTCCGAAGAAAAAGCGCGTAATGAAGCGCACAAGATTCTCGACGAGATTGCCGCCAACTTTTCTTATTCGTTTGTCAAAAAAGGCGACCGTCTTCTCGGCTGGCTATGGAATCGCATTTACCAAGGCTTGAATGTGAATAATGCCTCAACGGTACGTCGATTAGCGCAAGATGGCCATGAAGTGGTTTATGTGCCGTGTCACCGCAGTCATATGGACTATTTACTGCTGTCTTACGTGCTCTTCCATGAAGGCATGGTCCCACCGCATATTGCGGCAGGGAATAACTTGAACTTCTTCCCAGCGGGGCCTCTTTTCCGTCGTGGCGGCGCCTTCTTCATTCGCCGCAGCTTTAAAGGCAACAAGCTCTACTCCACCCTATTTAGAGAGTACTTAGCCGAGTTGTTTGCGAAGGGCTACTCCGTCGAATACTTTAGTGAAGGTGGACGTTCTCGCACTGGTCGTTTATTACCCGCCAAAACCGGAATGCTGGCGATGACAATTCAAGCCATGCTACGTGGCCTGAATCGCCCGGTCACACTGGTACCTGTCTATATCGGTTACGAGCATGTGATGGAGGTCAATTCATACGCAAAAGAGCTGAAAGGCAATCGCAAAGAAAAAGAAAACGCGGGCCTAGTTCTGCGTACGATTCGTAAATTACGTAACTTTGGTCAAGGATATGTGAACTTCGGTGAGCCGATCACTCTCAATCATTTCCTTAATGAAAAAGTGCCTGATTGGACACAAGACATTGATCCACTCGGTAATAGTAAACCGCAATGGTTGACGCCAGTAGTGAACGAATTGGCCACCAAAATGATGACTCACATCAATGGTGCAGCGGCAGCCAATGCAATGACACTCTGCGCAACGGCATTGTTAGCCTCTCGCCAGCGAGCACTGTCGCGAAACAGTTTAATTAAACAAGTCGATTGTTATTTGAAACTGCTAAACAATGTCCCTTACTCTGACACCATGACGGTGCCACAGCAAAGTGCAGCAGAGCTAGTGAAGCACGCTGAGTCGTTGGATAAATTTGTTATCGAGACGGATAAAATGGGCGATATTATTTCGTTGGATCGTCAGCAGTCGATCTTAATGACCTACTATCGCAACAACATCATTCATCTCCTTGCTATGCCATCGTTAATCGCACAAATCGTCGTGCGCCATCAAAGCATTCACAAGGCGGCCATCGTCAAACACGCTGAAACGCTCTATCCGTTTTTAAAACAAGAGCTGTTCATTACTCATGAGCCTGCCGAGATTCCTGACTTAATTGAACGCTACTTAACGGAATTTGAGCAACAGCAACTGATTGTGATTGAGCATGATGTGGTCACAATGAAACAAAACAATGCGCAGCGTACCATGCGACTCGGCCGCATTATCGCAGAGACCTTACAGCGCTATGCCATTGCGATGAACTTACTGGTCATGCACTCAGAGCTCAATAAATCGGAGCTCGAAAAACAGAGTCAAGCCATCGCTCAGCGCCTTGGTCGTTTGCATGGCATTAATGCGCCGGAGTTTTTTGATAAAGGCGTGTTTAGTGCTTTGTTTGTTACCTTAAAGCAGCAGGGCTATATCGATGAGAATGGCGAGCGACGCTTAGAGCAGTGCCAAGCCTTCACCGAACAGTTGAATGCGATGATCACTCCCGAAGTTCGCTTAACGATTCAAGAGAGCTTATATCGTGATGTGCAAGTCACGGCCAACGCATAA